Part of the Sciurus carolinensis chromosome 7, mSciCar1.2, whole genome shotgun sequence genome, CCAATCTCTCTGTTGTGTTGTAAACAAGGCTAATCCATACATGttgtatattttctaaaaatattcctaAGTATTCCTAATAATATATTAGAAGATATTCAATATTTTCCTGAAACTTGGGAGTTCGAAAAAAATATCAACTGAAAGTACATTAGGAAGAAATTAGTAAAGGAATTTTAGCCACAATAAAATCAGTTATTTTGCTTCTAACTAAATAATTCTAGCCTTGCTGATCTTGGGTGAAGCATTCAGCTTCGATTATGACCTGGAAATCTTAAATCAGTCCTCTGCTTGAGTCTGACAGGTATCTGTAGTCTTTTCTTTTGATACTTCTTGAAAACTCAATCCCGGATCTGTAATTTGTAGCAGGGAGCTTTAGATAAGAATTTGGAAAAGCAAGAACCATCTGTAGATGATGGAGATGGTCTTGTTCCTTATATCATTCCACAACAGTaggcaaaaggatgaaatcctTCAGGTATCATACTGTAAATAATGAAGCACAGACTTTCCAGGCCTTCTGATTCATCccataaaatatttcctattataTAACAGCAAGAGTATACCTAGGAACAAAACCAATTGATTCAAGGCCAATGTATTGCCAATCCTGcactagtcttttttttttggggggggggggagcgtGGTTATAacggattgaactcgggggcactggaccactgagccacatccccaggcctactttgtattttacttagagacaggagctcactgagttgcttagggactctatattgctgaggctgactttgaactcttcaacctcctgcttcaacttccccagtcgctgggattacaggcgtgggccagaGAGCCTGGCTGGTCTTGCTTATGAATGTAAGACGTTCTGTCcgttttaaaatgtataattggTAAACATTTATGTATTACTAACATTTTATCTGGTTGagaaaaagtttccttttttgaTTTGCCCCCTTATATCATGCAGTATGTAACAACAGTTCTTACAATTGCATATAATTACAAACTCTtacaatattagaaaacaaatatatgtgaTCTGTGGTCCCTGGGGCATCTCCTAATAGTTTAGATATAAATAATGTAGTGGTTGCATTTCAAAAGCTGTCCTTGATTTGGAAAAGGCAAAGTGTTGTTACATGTGTTACATGATGCTTCAGTACATCAGGATGTAAGCACAAGTCAGATTTTTAAACCAGATTAAAAAACTCTTAGATATAAAAAGACCACTTAAAGTATGCACAATATACTTAGCTTTCCTTCAGCACTGAGAAACTCAAAATTTTTCAACAAATCAATAGAAATTGTCACTAATAGatttaaacacaaaacaaaaaaaaccttcgACTATGTTGGGAAAacactataaaattaaaaacaatatctCAGTCCAGAAAAGCTCTTGatataaagttttattattaaacattaaaCCAGAACGTGAAGACCATCACAGGCAACCAGGTAAAGGGGTTAAAGTAATGTTTAGGTATAACTTACAGGGTGTACGATAGACAAAACATGGTGAGTACTAGATAGGTTTCCCAGCTCGGAGTCGCGAGATGGCCGAGGCGGGCCCCTTGTCCCAGGGAGCTGGGGGACAGAGCCCCCCAGTGGATGGCTTCGGGTTCCTAAGCACGTACCCTCCGTTGGGAGGTTTTCTGTCTTGTAAGGACAACTTTAATAATCCTTCTGGGCTGGCGACGGCGTTGAGCTTCCTCACCTTACATGAGCTCTGAAACCCCACCTCGTGCAATGCTTTGATAGCTTCCATGGACCCACTACTTTCCCTACGTCCCTACTGCCTATCCCCAAGGGACCTAAAAGAAAGATCCCCGAGATCCCAATAGCGACGCAATTACTGACTTGCTGCTCCGTGGGGACTACGTCCAAGATAaggcccaggcctggggctccTCGTACGTCCATCACCCACATCTGAACCAAAATGTCCAGGAAGGACCTGCTTCGGCCCAGCTGGAACCAAACCCGAGAACGCGCGCCCCAGGCCGGGCCGCGGGCTCCCAAGCGACAGCGACCGGTCAGTGCTGCGGCCCCTCAGCGGGCGTGGGCGGCCCTGAAAAGGGCCTTTGGTTGAGATTCGTAAGCGAAGGTGAAAACCTGGACGCTCAGCCGCCGAAGCCGTAGAGCGTGCGGCCCTGGCGCTTGAGCGCGTAGACCACGTCCATGGCCGTGACCGTCTTGCGCTTGGCGTGCTCCGTGTAGGTGACCGCGTCGCGGATGACGTTCTCCAGGAAGACCTTGAGCACCCCGCGCGTCTCCTCGTAGATGAGGCCGGAGATGCGCTTGACGCCGCCGCGGCGGGCCAGGCGGCGGATGGCGGGCTTGGTGATGCCCTGGATGTTGTCGCGCAGCACCTTGCGGTGGCGCTTGGCGCCACCCTTGCCCAGGCCTTTGCCTCCTTTTCCGCGACCTGACATTCTGCAAGAAGACCGGAAAAGCTCTCAGGGCGCCGACCCTGGAGGCGGCCTTTATACGCCGCCGGCGGACCAAAGTGAGAACCGCAGGAGGGAGGCGGCAGGTAGTGGAGGGAAAGCAGCCCCGCGAGTGCCCGCCTCCCCGGGCGCTTCACCGCCGAGCCGTTTCCGCCGCGCCTCGGGCTCTAAGGCGCTGCTGTTTGAATGCAAAAGAAAACTCTGCGGAAAAGGCCACGCGCCGTCGGGGCGCCCCGCGGTGTCCGCCCGCAGGACCCAGCCCGCCGCCCGCAGGCCTCGGCTGGGAGGTAAATGCCCACGCTAGGGAGAGGCCTGCGACGCGTGTCTAGGACGCCGGCACTTCTCTACCCGGATTGCATTTTAATCTCCCTCCTTTAGAGTGTTCAGAAAGGGATTTTCGTGCCAGACCTTATGAGTTCATAAGACGATCTCACCGATTCCCTAgcaatcagattttttaaaataattcatctttCCCCCACAGAAGTACCGCTGTTACCAAGTGCAACTGTTATTCAGATTCTTACCTATTTCATAATTTAGCCAGTCTTCCTTACCAAAGGTATTcagtttacaatttaaaattttgaaaagtagcctcaggaaaaatgttaaaagttattAAGTCTGCTTAATAGTCCATCATAAAAAATTTCTATGTTACACTTTAacaaatctctagtaattaaccATAATATGCTTTCTCAATTTTCTCCTACAAAGAAAATctagatattttactttctggaGATGACTTCTATTGAAATGTTCTGTCACCAAGGGTTCAGTTTTTAAGGCATTTGATTAATATTGCTACATTTTCCTCATAAAGCTTTTCATTCTCACTTGTGTCAACAGTAACTGTTTGTAAGTGCACCCTCACTGGTTATTGTGACTTTTTAGGTGACCCTGTGCATGAGGGCTGTATCACTGGGCTACACCTCCAGCTCTAGTATGATTTTTCGATCTATTTGTTATACTCAGAATTTACTTTTGATATAGATGATTGAGTCGGGTTAATCAACTGGTCACTCAGcctgatttattaatttatttccagGTGATAAATTATTATCCTTAATATATTTACTATATGCACTAGGAACAATTGATGTACTTTCTATTTTATGTCCATTGAAAAGTGTCTTAAACATTGTAACTAACTGCAAGTTTAAATAAAACTAGATGAAATTCCTTTAGCATTTTAATCATAATTTCATGGCATTTATTAATAAATTGAAGCAGAAAGAGTGACTGTAGGAAGGGAAAGGTGTGATCCCGTTCCTCAGACTCCTATACCAAAATACAGATTAGCAAAAGGAAACcataaattatttatgtaatcAAAATTTTACATGACACAGTATCCTTCAGAAACAAAAGCCAAGGGAAAACTTTTTATACTTCGATTTGATGAACAATAGTTGTATAGAGTGTAATCTACTAAAGTGCATGACCTGTTGACAACAGGCTGAGAAGCCCAGCAAGGCCTGTCCAGCCTTCTCGACCTCTGTGTAGCATTCCTTCCTCCCAGGTATAGGCAGGACCCTCCAGAAAGAAGGTTTTGTCCACCGTCAGGTAAGGCAGGTCAGGGAATTTCTTCACGGCCAGCACTTacagaagagcaggaggaggttAAGTAATATTTCTAGGTTTTATATGTGTCGTTTCAAAACCCTTGAATTCTTATTAAGAAATGAGATAACGGAGGATGGGACCTGGTCACCAGCAAAACCAGTCACAGGATTAAAGAGTCAGGCCTTAAAGTCAGCTCCACCCTTAAGGGGGTCTAGGGACTGAGTCCAATCGTAGGATGCTTCAATCAATCATGTCTACGTAATGAAGCCCATAAACCCCTGGACATCAAGGCAGTGAGCTTACTAGTTGGTGAGTACATAGATGTGCTGGGAAGGTGACCTCCCGAACCCACAGGAGTCTTCCTGATCCAATCAGGGAAGGTGACCCGCTGGACCCACAGGACGTGACTTCCAGAATCTGCATGGAAAGGGCAAAGAAGTGCTGCTTTCAGGGAATTTTCAGTTCTTGCCCTTTGTGTCTTATTTGACTGACCTCAAT contains:
- the LOC124988225 gene encoding histone H4, producing the protein MSGRGKGGKGLGKGGAKRHRKVLRDNIQGITKPAIRRLARRGGVKRISGLIYEETRGVLKVFLENVIRDAVTYTEHAKRKTVTAMDVVYALKRQGRTLYGFGG